A genomic window from Luteolibacter sp. LG18 includes:
- a CDS encoding helix-turn-helix transcriptional regulator: MAGSPKNLVGAQVQRLRLASGISQERLAADCQRIGWDLARTSLAKIELGSRRVNDAEVKLLAKVLKVSVGELLEGGSTSEALAIARHGHAD; encoded by the coding sequence ATGGCCGGTTCGCCCAAAAACTTGGTAGGAGCTCAGGTGCAGCGATTGCGCCTGGCGTCCGGCATTTCTCAAGAACGGCTCGCGGCGGACTGCCAGCGGATCGGCTGGGACCTTGCCCGGACCTCTCTTGCCAAGATCGAATTGGGCAGTCGTCGGGTGAATGACGCGGAGGTGAAGCTACTCGCCAAAGTATTGAAAGTATCAGTAGGTGAGCTCTTGGAGGGTGGCTCGACTTCTGAAGCGCTCGCGATTGCCAGACATGGTCACGCGGATTAA
- a CDS encoding DUF5131 family protein yields MSEKTNIQWCDSTVNPVMGCDGCPLLPAPKHVANMIAHKLVDYGYAFEQSLRLLKEKFEKMPLTEIYMRRMKIAALTALTLENAGSMSPREAASFISREIDAALKCYAARLHVHRGADPTISDRKPVNGYAAVFEKVTLFPDRMKKAAKLPNLSGHARPERRWLDGLPRLIFVSDMGDALSNGVKFKYLKEEIIDNVVSDRGKQHVWLWLTKRPERMAGFDRWLAKHGIEWPDNLIPMTTIIDQDMVNKARKLLQVRARAHGLSIEPLWERLDIELSGWSWVIVGGESGEHSEPFHLEWARELLQQCRQKDVAFFMKQIGENPYEGGVSFPATHHKHGGNWNEWPEDLRVREFPKSFRTMP; encoded by the coding sequence ATGTCTGAAAAGACAAACATCCAATGGTGCGACAGCACCGTGAACCCGGTAATGGGATGTGACGGTTGCCCGTTGCTTCCCGCACCCAAGCACGTCGCCAATATGATCGCCCATAAGCTGGTCGATTATGGATACGCGTTCGAGCAGTCGCTTCGCCTTCTAAAGGAAAAGTTCGAAAAAATGCCGCTCACAGAAATCTATATGCGGCGCATGAAGATCGCGGCATTGACGGCGCTTACGCTGGAAAATGCAGGATCCATGTCGCCCCGCGAGGCGGCCAGCTTCATTAGTCGGGAGATTGATGCCGCGTTGAAATGCTACGCTGCAAGGCTCCACGTTCACCGGGGAGCCGATCCCACGATTTCGGACAGAAAGCCCGTCAATGGCTATGCGGCCGTTTTCGAGAAGGTCACCCTTTTCCCCGACAGGATGAAAAAAGCGGCCAAGCTTCCGAATTTGAGCGGGCATGCCCGCCCGGAACGTCGCTGGCTTGACGGCTTGCCACGGCTGATTTTCGTCTCCGACATGGGCGACGCGTTGTCCAATGGGGTGAAATTCAAATACCTCAAAGAGGAGATCATCGACAACGTGGTGTCTGATCGCGGTAAGCAGCACGTGTGGCTGTGGCTGACCAAACGCCCTGAGCGGATGGCCGGTTTCGATCGTTGGTTGGCAAAGCATGGCATCGAATGGCCGGACAATCTGATTCCGATGACGACCATCATCGACCAGGACATGGTGAACAAGGCCCGCAAGCTGTTGCAGGTTCGTGCCCGCGCACACGGTCTCAGCATCGAGCCCTTGTGGGAGCGGTTGGACATCGAACTGTCTGGTTGGTCTTGGGTGATCGTTGGCGGCGAGTCAGGCGAGCACTCCGAGCCGTTTCATCTAGAATGGGCGCGCGAGCTCCTCCAGCAATGCCGGCAGAAGGACGTCGCATTCTTCATGAAGCAGATCGGGGAGAATCCGTATGAGGGCGGTGTTTCCTTTCCAGCCACTCACCACAAGCATGGTGGAAATTGGAATGAATGGCCGGAAGATCTCCGAGTCCGCGAGTTCCCAAAATCATTCCGGACAATGCCATGA
- a CDS encoding DUF4339 domain-containing protein, with amino-acid sequence MSDSPVRWYYSDGSSSFGPFDTSALRQLVSAGVIQPSYKVRPENDSIWQSLSTFDSNFESSQSPPPEKSANPSSPFHVSRNGQLVGVYSSADVKEKIRRLEISSKDLVWQEGMSDWQSVSSIPEIYPPEPLRSIEPESRTKQRIQPKPMTAGETLGLIGFILLIVIVGTLGTVFIHPLVGLGAGLVYAIKASADSKKRKRSK; translated from the coding sequence ATGTCTGACTCTCCAGTCCGCTGGTACTATTCGGATGGCTCCTCGTCTTTCGGCCCATTCGACACCTCCGCTCTACGGCAACTTGTGTCAGCCGGAGTCATCCAGCCCTCCTACAAGGTGCGGCCGGAAAACGATTCCATTTGGCAGTCCCTCTCAACTTTCGACTCCAACTTCGAATCATCGCAGTCGCCACCGCCTGAGAAGTCGGCCAACCCCTCCTCGCCATTCCACGTATCAAGGAACGGCCAACTGGTAGGCGTTTACTCGTCGGCGGACGTGAAAGAAAAAATCCGACGCTTGGAAATATCGTCCAAAGATCTCGTGTGGCAGGAGGGAATGAGCGACTGGCAAAGCGTTTCCTCGATCCCTGAAATCTATCCTCCCGAGCCACTGCGGAGCATCGAACCGGAGAGCCGAACGAAACAGCGAATTCAGCCAAAGCCAATGACGGCAGGTGAGACCCTCGGGCTGATCGGCTTCATCCTCCTGATTGTGATTGTTGGAACCTTGGGAACCGTCTTCATCCATCCGCTGGTCGGTCTAGGGGCAGGTCTTGTCTATGCGATCAAAGCCTCCGCTGATTCCAAAAAGCGCAAAAGGTCCAAATGA
- a CDS encoding metallopeptidase family protein, whose product MDFETLSKWADEEVKAVLGTLPPELKKPAQACSISFEERPGRSLHDEQLEGDELGLFEGPSLLEESSSPGGEMPRVRLFLANLWEWVEQDEQDYRDEVGITFLHELGHYFGWEEQDLEDRGLE is encoded by the coding sequence ATGGATTTCGAAACGCTTTCCAAGTGGGCCGATGAAGAAGTGAAGGCCGTGCTCGGCACCTTGCCGCCGGAGCTGAAGAAGCCCGCGCAGGCGTGCTCGATCTCGTTCGAGGAGCGCCCCGGCCGCAGCCTGCACGACGAACAGCTCGAAGGCGACGAACTCGGCCTGTTCGAAGGCCCCTCACTGTTGGAGGAGTCATCGTCCCCGGGCGGTGAGATGCCGCGCGTCCGCCTCTTCCTCGCCAACCTGTGGGAATGGGTCGAGCAGGACGAACAGGACTACCGTGACGAGGTGGGCATCACTTTCCTCCACGAACTCGGCCACTACTTCGGCTGGGAGGAGCAGGATCTCGAGGATCGCGGCTTGGAGTGA
- a CDS encoding RHS repeat-associated core domain-containing protein → MKFNYASKWFTVFTLQLALSVNAFALAFIQPFESVTGASWSVENGSASVVPGQVGATGNSLELAKGTTYGTETKVVQPVTWDAQKKIAFIDVLVKPAANPNGSMASIYANGAQVAFQGGKVWARNGNDNALDGQLPDWIETSGTYTVPTGGTEASSFVRVMLREDYEHLVWDLYIDGQMVAANLDFEGRGSNLTEIEFYGSLAGNVHLDQLQADPDNMLFTDTDRDGLPDAWEAANGGTVGTYDRDVLDSNGKSLIQKYMESLWAAGSKIPNGKVADTLSASGGNRIEPLSVIDRHQMVGAVNGSLSVGGDGSAVYSVPIDLPKGTAGMEPKLALGYSSNGGNGLYGVGWSLSGLQKITRGAGSAMKDGFYHPVGFNEYDRFFLDGERLVCVDGTYGTAGSKYRTETDSFARVTLNGTGASQWWKVETKAGLIVELGHTTDSVEAMASGVLSWNVNRVSDTVGNYYKVAYTRDTVSGIDVTNLRLDRIDYTGNDAAGLGTYCTVFFDYESRDDVSRAYSAQLSHLVSKRLSRIRVVTDGSYDNHSYVLGYTNSYQTGRSFLTSVEKRARNDANLTIPATRFTYDGLTSGSPWGDAPVNNQWPVYNASWDATGNVNSMVSTGDGGTSIRLDGDVARVAQIPGGGVTLSSDSILTFKVHAESFVSGAYIGLDDNPTYSASPNRLTLIKGSGAAPAGIAKRGTIPYVEESDGWMPVSIPVGTIATGAHPYLVLINVDDNPNDGVSSIVFKDLRVYRPIDGVPASAMTFSSQWEVPHFSDVYGKDLGIRFMDLNGDGLPDMCDWRAADYGLSAGVLKPNTVGQVYRNTGSGFVLDTTLRPLVDLPLSSRKDDLESYNYNRKHHLFAQQMDINGDGKPDFLGSTSIKYVSGSLSNDLTFWTNLNGAWQELPAYKLPFRVKNIGSTAPYGGTPRDQHCEWVDIDSDGYTDLVFYTTTQGKLVDPSNENATAEDPNNPYRLPVVGDRTTCWLNKVHLGKGWVRADNLGLPEMLQRTYPAENQLGRRLLDITGDGRPEIVEALSMTPEQRYTYKMAFAANGEALGWETVKDAGQAAPSPWDLPKAAGTYNNAALANVSGDPIGGEMMDLNGDGLPDYVRKIQINGVIAGCVYMNRGGASSPIWNLEPGASSATAQRSTFDVPRPLYFALNNAYNQTGYEVADLNGDGLPDILVSQNTGDDNFVYGGTNNSNHNVALLNTGNGWDGRTLWGLPSGNRIYNTSGDSQNSKRRSRLQDLNGDGFPDLITGLVDQSPQVWINQCKPEVLIAVKDGFDSTLKVEYRRLNDPTPMAGDSAGRAVYTANEGGMLAGQIAVRDTRLVVSRLKEPDGQNGWRCTRRHYGDLRFDRLNEASIGFNWVEVHNELMDANGVIVEKGYTKTTSSSIYPNAGRPVKTETYVNVILDQGMQDPHLPGVTAGFKLVAEDTSTYGELPYVEGAGGWVRRPVQLESWEKKFDLADSANPISVAHTVQNYQEDALPPITWVWNESRKKMVPSGTPDASWNNLNVYGFAKNTLVTALDGSSVYTENTYYPPDLTNWYLGRLSKATVTKTPVGGGPSVKTSQFEYSSATGLITSETVEATGVTTVKTTYDSRDACGNVISTTVTAGQARTKTTTYDGRHRFVVSETDPMGNTLSYGYDYSAALRTSSTDFGGLETRYEYDAFGTKLVTRNPDGTAAAEITRYATNAELPAQVLGKLNKSESDDGAPEDGSNYTEIHWARSAQASGTPWATAYFDVLGREVVTEKTAMTSVNGYGEPSFQRQFTITKYDNRGRKLRVSDPFLLGDAVLWTTFTYDAIDRVMETKHPDGTLDGITLIQKVTLDGQPCLHSIVHNRKNNLVERWDDQHSRLIQSSDPSGQTTRFDHDAENRVISVKVGGVEVVATSYDALGRKTYEWDIDAGASWSSFNGFGQVTSVTNGRGDTTSSELDACGRVTKLTTPEGIWNRSYLASGPARGKIWKITGPAGYLEETTYDSLGRPTLLAKTQFGETTVTKTCYNALGEMKETTDAGGVTTCNRYDPVFGSFKTGVILRSASTGPIGTLLWAFGSQVQHQQGSGANSVVTFESTEVLSGMVTRVTTTNARTGHTTAIQSTHTKGGNKLLQNLEYQWDANGNLTSRNDKLINKTEIFTYDTLDRLTSSTVGGESSVPYTYDVKGNLTGKGADTLTYGGSRPHAVSSAKIKNPGSGDNRAYSYDADGNATSDGLRTFGWASFGQLSWVMQTSCPLLKTFTGTGLYDASVPGHEDTNKIVGIDAAVQYLPSSATGTFSFDAAGARAKQEVTRTFVDTSTATTTKLYFGAYEREIHSSKPAGGTEIVTQTLHRHSFGGAVYTVDDTAGAPGGPSATLSIILTDPLGSTDVVLVSTWVQNSWSIGKAERQSFNAWGERRDASSWGPLRTASSDDYQTSATSYRRGYTGHEMLDDFGLVHMNGRIYDAEIGRFLSPDPYVQVPEWSQNFNRYSYVLNNPLSKTDPTGHKISGIGALIATVVISIIAFYAVAFCFTWAAGLAFDLAHPLLAFATLGKATVCAIAGAISSAGNCAVNGGSGNDMAKGILVGAISGAICGGILGPLDHGEGWATNFVKNHAEAAVVLHTAGHGVVGGASNAAMGGKFQDGFISGMAGAVADRIGEKFGMDKLGEGGPAGKAIRTAFAGVVGGTASAIGGGKFANGAFTAAFQHLFNEETADQSDSSDPWGLKAAGKAQLGHLDAACAFISDGVINFGASTMKGGMWLGDQARYIAGGQFSMLGTSAVDMDMSPPNPYGKAGHYNYKSPASDLRDSAILAWSLCEGNASVLCKAPAATPKIVIVTSWASKGVVPDLAAGRWVMVGGPTRWNFIKTGLWGPKVTVAPLTYERAAVPLANSITEAVPASRLAWPPGWEKFKGALGQRVLK, encoded by the coding sequence ATGAAGTTCAATTACGCTTCGAAGTGGTTCACGGTGTTCACGCTGCAGCTTGCGCTGAGTGTCAACGCTTTTGCTTTGGCATTCATCCAGCCGTTCGAGAGCGTGACGGGAGCGAGCTGGAGTGTGGAGAATGGCTCGGCCTCGGTGGTGCCGGGACAGGTCGGGGCGACGGGCAACTCGTTGGAATTGGCGAAGGGGACGACCTACGGCACAGAGACGAAGGTGGTTCAGCCGGTGACGTGGGACGCGCAGAAGAAGATCGCGTTCATCGATGTGCTTGTGAAACCTGCTGCCAATCCGAACGGGAGCATGGCGTCGATCTATGCTAACGGGGCGCAGGTGGCATTTCAGGGAGGCAAGGTGTGGGCGCGGAACGGTAACGACAACGCGCTGGATGGCCAACTGCCGGATTGGATCGAAACCTCCGGCACCTATACGGTGCCGACTGGGGGAACCGAGGCGTCGTCGTTCGTGCGGGTGATGCTGCGTGAGGACTACGAGCATCTGGTGTGGGATCTTTATATCGACGGTCAGATGGTGGCGGCCAACTTGGATTTCGAGGGTCGTGGCAGCAACCTGACCGAGATCGAGTTCTACGGGAGCCTTGCGGGGAACGTGCACTTGGACCAGTTGCAAGCGGACCCGGACAACATGTTGTTCACGGACACGGACCGCGACGGCTTGCCGGACGCGTGGGAAGCCGCGAACGGAGGAACGGTGGGCACTTACGATCGTGACGTTCTGGATTCAAATGGTAAATCTCTGATCCAGAAGTACATGGAATCCCTGTGGGCGGCGGGCTCGAAGATTCCGAACGGCAAGGTGGCGGACACGCTTTCGGCAAGCGGCGGCAACCGGATCGAACCGCTGAGCGTAATCGACCGCCACCAGATGGTGGGAGCGGTGAACGGATCGCTTTCCGTGGGTGGCGACGGTTCCGCAGTGTATTCGGTTCCGATCGATCTTCCGAAGGGGACAGCAGGGATGGAACCGAAGCTGGCGTTGGGTTATTCAAGCAACGGCGGGAATGGCTTGTACGGGGTGGGTTGGAGCCTCAGCGGTTTACAGAAGATCACTCGCGGGGCGGGATCGGCGATGAAGGATGGCTTTTATCACCCCGTGGGTTTCAATGAATACGACCGCTTTTTCCTGGATGGCGAACGGCTGGTCTGTGTGGACGGTACGTATGGGACGGCGGGTTCGAAGTATCGGACGGAAACCGATTCGTTCGCGCGGGTGACGCTCAACGGGACCGGTGCTTCTCAGTGGTGGAAAGTTGAAACGAAGGCCGGTTTGATCGTCGAACTGGGCCATACCACCGACTCGGTGGAAGCGATGGCATCGGGTGTGCTGAGCTGGAATGTCAACAGGGTCTCCGACACGGTCGGCAACTATTACAAGGTGGCCTATACACGCGACACGGTGTCGGGAATTGACGTGACGAACCTTCGGCTGGACCGGATTGATTATACGGGCAATGACGCGGCGGGGCTCGGGACCTATTGTACGGTGTTCTTCGACTATGAATCCCGTGACGACGTGTCCCGAGCATACAGCGCTCAGCTGAGCCACTTGGTTTCTAAGAGGCTCTCCCGGATCCGGGTAGTGACCGATGGTTCGTATGACAACCACAGCTACGTGCTGGGCTACACGAACTCCTATCAGACCGGCCGGTCGTTCCTGACATCGGTGGAGAAGAGGGCTCGCAACGACGCGAATCTGACGATCCCGGCGACCCGGTTCACTTATGACGGGTTGACCTCGGGAAGCCCGTGGGGTGACGCGCCGGTGAACAACCAGTGGCCGGTTTACAACGCCTCGTGGGATGCGACCGGCAACGTCAACTCGATGGTAAGCACGGGAGACGGCGGCACCTCGATCCGTTTGGACGGGGACGTGGCGCGTGTGGCCCAGATCCCCGGTGGTGGGGTGACGCTTTCGTCAGATTCGATCCTGACGTTCAAAGTGCATGCTGAGTCGTTTGTTTCGGGAGCCTACATCGGCCTTGATGACAATCCGACGTATTCGGCGAGCCCGAACCGCCTGACGCTCATCAAAGGCAGTGGCGCGGCTCCCGCGGGCATCGCCAAGCGGGGCACGATTCCTTATGTCGAGGAATCGGACGGATGGATGCCGGTGAGCATCCCGGTGGGAACGATCGCGACAGGGGCCCATCCCTATCTGGTGCTCATCAACGTCGATGACAACCCCAACGACGGGGTTTCGAGCATCGTGTTCAAGGACTTGCGGGTGTACCGTCCGATCGATGGTGTCCCGGCGTCCGCCATGACCTTTTCGAGCCAATGGGAAGTTCCGCACTTCAGCGATGTCTACGGCAAGGATCTGGGCATCCGGTTCATGGATTTGAACGGCGACGGCTTGCCTGACATGTGCGACTGGCGTGCGGCGGACTACGGCTTGTCGGCGGGAGTCTTGAAGCCTAACACAGTGGGGCAGGTCTACCGCAATACGGGGTCCGGCTTTGTGCTGGATACAACCCTGAGGCCTCTGGTGGATTTGCCGCTATCATCGCGGAAGGATGACCTGGAATCCTACAACTACAACCGGAAGCACCACCTGTTCGCGCAGCAGATGGACATCAACGGGGATGGCAAGCCGGACTTCTTGGGCTCGACTTCGATCAAGTATGTGTCCGGTTCGCTTTCCAACGATCTGACGTTCTGGACGAATTTGAATGGAGCGTGGCAGGAGCTTCCGGCTTACAAGCTGCCGTTCCGGGTGAAAAATATCGGCTCGACGGCTCCTTATGGCGGCACCCCGCGGGACCAGCATTGCGAATGGGTCGACATCGATTCGGACGGATACACCGACCTGGTGTTCTACACGACGACGCAAGGCAAACTGGTGGACCCTAGCAATGAGAACGCGACGGCGGAAGATCCCAATAATCCATATCGGCTTCCCGTAGTGGGGGATCGCACCACCTGCTGGCTGAACAAGGTGCATCTTGGTAAGGGCTGGGTGCGTGCCGACAATCTGGGTTTGCCGGAAATGCTGCAGCGGACCTATCCCGCGGAAAACCAGCTTGGGCGAAGGCTGCTGGACATCACCGGGGACGGGCGCCCGGAGATCGTCGAGGCCCTGTCGATGACTCCCGAACAGCGCTATACGTATAAGATGGCGTTCGCCGCCAACGGTGAGGCGCTGGGCTGGGAAACTGTGAAGGATGCCGGTCAGGCGGCGCCCTCGCCGTGGGACCTTCCCAAAGCGGCTGGAACATACAACAACGCGGCGCTGGCCAACGTGTCGGGGGATCCGATCGGCGGCGAGATGATGGATTTGAATGGCGACGGCCTTCCCGACTATGTGCGTAAAATCCAGATCAATGGAGTGATCGCCGGCTGTGTGTATATGAACCGGGGCGGAGCGAGTTCGCCGATCTGGAATCTTGAGCCTGGAGCCTCCAGTGCCACGGCCCAGAGGTCGACGTTCGACGTGCCGAGACCACTTTATTTCGCGCTGAACAACGCTTACAATCAAACCGGTTACGAGGTTGCCGACCTCAATGGGGACGGGCTTCCCGACATCTTGGTGAGCCAGAACACTGGTGACGATAATTTCGTTTACGGCGGGACCAACAACTCCAACCACAACGTGGCGTTGCTCAACACCGGTAATGGCTGGGACGGACGCACGTTGTGGGGGCTTCCATCCGGAAACCGAATCTATAATACTTCGGGGGATTCACAGAACAGCAAGCGCCGCTCGCGGTTGCAGGACCTCAATGGCGACGGCTTCCCCGATCTCATCACCGGGCTGGTCGACCAGAGCCCACAGGTCTGGATCAACCAGTGCAAGCCTGAGGTGTTGATCGCGGTGAAGGACGGGTTCGATTCTACGTTGAAGGTGGAATACCGGCGCTTGAACGATCCGACGCCGATGGCCGGGGATTCGGCCGGCCGGGCGGTTTACACGGCGAATGAAGGTGGCATGCTCGCTGGTCAGATCGCGGTGCGCGACACCCGGCTGGTGGTCTCCCGGCTGAAGGAGCCGGATGGCCAGAACGGCTGGCGTTGCACCCGCCGCCATTACGGCGACCTGCGCTTCGACCGTCTGAACGAGGCATCCATCGGGTTCAACTGGGTGGAGGTTCACAATGAGCTGATGGACGCCAACGGCGTGATCGTGGAGAAGGGCTACACAAAAACCACGTCATCCTCGATTTATCCGAATGCCGGTAGGCCGGTGAAAACCGAGACCTACGTCAACGTGATCCTAGATCAGGGTATGCAGGATCCGCATCTTCCCGGGGTGACGGCCGGGTTCAAGCTGGTGGCCGAAGACACGTCGACCTATGGCGAATTACCCTACGTGGAAGGCGCGGGTGGCTGGGTCCGGCGGCCGGTACAACTGGAGTCGTGGGAGAAGAAATTCGACTTGGCGGACTCGGCCAATCCGATCTCGGTCGCCCATACGGTCCAGAACTACCAGGAGGATGCCTTACCGCCGATTACCTGGGTCTGGAACGAATCGAGGAAGAAGATGGTGCCATCGGGAACTCCCGATGCCTCTTGGAACAACCTGAATGTCTATGGGTTTGCGAAGAACACGCTGGTGACGGCGCTGGACGGTTCTTCAGTCTACACCGAGAACACCTACTACCCTCCTGATCTAACGAACTGGTATCTTGGCCGCCTTTCGAAGGCCACTGTGACCAAAACGCCTGTAGGTGGGGGGCCGTCGGTGAAGACCTCGCAGTTCGAATACTCGTCCGCCACGGGATTGATCACCTCGGAGACGGTCGAGGCGACTGGAGTTACGACGGTCAAAACCACTTATGACAGTCGCGATGCGTGCGGCAACGTGATCTCAACCACGGTCACGGCCGGCCAAGCCCGCACGAAAACCACCACTTATGACGGTCGCCATCGCTTCGTGGTTTCGGAAACCGATCCGATGGGCAATACCCTCAGCTACGGGTATGATTATTCTGCGGCCTTGAGGACGAGCTCGACGGATTTTGGCGGATTGGAGACCCGTTATGAGTATGATGCCTTCGGCACCAAGCTGGTCACACGCAATCCGGACGGCACGGCGGCGGCGGAAATTACCCGCTATGCCACTAACGCGGAGCTGCCTGCACAAGTATTGGGGAAACTCAACAAATCGGAATCCGATGACGGTGCACCGGAGGACGGCAGTAACTATACGGAGATTCACTGGGCGCGTTCGGCGCAAGCGTCCGGCACGCCGTGGGCGACGGCTTACTTTGACGTGTTGGGGCGCGAGGTGGTGACCGAGAAAACCGCGATGACCTCGGTGAACGGCTATGGAGAGCCCTCCTTCCAGCGGCAGTTCACGATCACCAAGTATGACAACCGCGGCCGCAAGCTGCGCGTTTCGGACCCGTTCCTGTTGGGCGATGCTGTGCTTTGGACGACCTTCACCTACGATGCCATCGACCGGGTGATGGAAACCAAGCATCCGGACGGCACACTCGACGGCATCACCTTGATCCAGAAGGTGACGCTCGACGGCCAGCCATGCCTCCATTCAATCGTTCACAACCGCAAGAACAACTTGGTCGAGCGCTGGGATGATCAGCACAGTCGTCTCATTCAATCCTCCGATCCCTCGGGCCAGACGACAAGGTTCGATCATGATGCAGAAAACCGTGTAATCTCCGTAAAGGTGGGCGGTGTGGAGGTTGTTGCAACGAGCTACGATGCACTGGGTCGGAAGACATACGAATGGGATATTGACGCGGGTGCATCATGGTCCTCGTTCAATGGGTTTGGGCAGGTGACTTCCGTTACCAATGGCCGGGGCGATACGACATCTTCAGAATTGGATGCCTGCGGCCGGGTTACGAAGCTGACAACGCCGGAGGGCATATGGAATCGTAGTTATCTAGCATCCGGGCCAGCGCGGGGGAAAATATGGAAGATCACCGGTCCGGCGGGTTATCTGGAGGAGACTACTTACGATTCGTTGGGACGTCCCACGCTGTTGGCCAAGACTCAGTTCGGGGAAACCACTGTAACGAAAACCTGCTACAACGCGCTTGGGGAGATGAAGGAGACGACGGACGCGGGCGGAGTGACCACCTGCAACCGCTACGATCCGGTGTTTGGCAGCTTCAAGACTGGGGTGATCCTGCGCAGCGCTTCGACGGGGCCGATCGGCACACTGCTGTGGGCCTTCGGCTCGCAGGTTCAGCACCAGCAGGGCAGCGGCGCGAACTCAGTGGTCACCTTCGAAAGCACGGAGGTGCTCTCCGGGATGGTGACCCGTGTCACCACCACCAACGCCCGCACCGGACACACGACGGCCATCCAATCGACACACACCAAGGGCGGGAACAAGCTTCTCCAGAACTTGGAATACCAGTGGGATGCCAACGGGAACCTCACATCCCGGAATGATAAGCTCATCAACAAGACCGAGATCTTCACCTACGACACCCTGGACCGTCTGACCTCGTCCACGGTCGGAGGTGAATCGAGCGTGCCCTACACATATGACGTGAAGGGAAATCTGACGGGTAAGGGGGCCGATACCCTCACTTACGGAGGCAGCCGCCCCCACGCGGTCAGTTCGGCCAAAATCAAGAACCCGGGAAGCGGGGACAACCGCGCCTATAGTTACGATGCAGACGGGAACGCGACCTCGGACGGTCTGCGCACCTTCGGCTGGGCTTCCTTCGGGCAGCTTTCATGGGTGATGCAGACCAGTTGCCCGCTGCTGAAAACCTTCACCGGCACCGGCCTCTACGATGCTTCGGTTCCGGGGCACGAGGATACGAACAAGATCGTCGGCATCGACGCGGCGGTCCAATACCTGCCATCGTCGGCCACCGGCACCTTCTCCTTCGACGCGGCCGGAGCCCGGGCCAAGCAGGAAGTTACGCGGACGTTTGTGGACACCTCCACGGCCACCACCACGAAACTGTACTTCGGCGCATATGAGCGGGAGATCCACAGTTCAAAGCCGGCGGGAGGAACCGAGATTGTCACCCAGACCCTCCATCGCCACAGCTTCGGGGGAGCAGTCTACACGGTGGACGACACCGCCGGCGCGCCAGGGGGCCCATCTGCCACGCTCTCGATCATCCTCACCGACCCGTTGGGATCGACCGACGTGGTGCTGGTGAGCACGTGGGTGCAGAACAGCTGGTCGATCGGAAAGGCAGAGCGCCAGAGCTTCAACGCTTGGGGAGAGCGGCGCGATGCATCGAGCTGGGGACCGTTACGGACTGCCTCCAGCGATGACTACCAGACCTCGGCGACGAGCTATCGCCGTGGCTACACCGGGCATGAAATGCTCGACGACTTCGGTCTGGTGCACATGAACGGCCGCATCTACGACGCGGAGATCGGCCGCTTCCTCTCTCCGGATCCCTATGTTCAGGTGCCGGAATGGAGCCAGAACTTCAACCGCTATAGTTACGTGCTCAACAACCCATTGAGCAAGACCGACCCGACTGGCCACAAGATCAGCGGCATTGGGGCGCTTATCGCGACGGTGGTGATCTCGATTATCGCCTTCTACGCGGTGGCATTCTGCTTCACTTGGGCGGCGGGATTAGCCTTCGATTTGGCCCACCCTCTTTTGGCGTTCGCGACCTTGGGGAAAGCGACCGTCTGCGCAATCGCGGGAGCCATATCAAGCGCGGGTAACTGCGCGGTCAACGGCGGCAGCGGTAACGACATGGCTAAGGGAATTCTCGTGGGAGCTATCTCAGGAGCTATCTGCGGTGGCATCCTCGGGCCGCTCGATCACGGCGAGGGTTGGGCGACGAACTTCGTCAAAAACCATGCCGAAGCCGCCGTAGTGCTACATACCGCAGGCCACGGAGTGGTGGGTGGTGCTAGCAATGCGGCCATGGGCGGCAAGTTTCAAGATGGGTTCATCTCAGGTATGGCAGGAGCTGTCGCTGACCGTATCGGTGAAAAATTTGGAATGGACAAACTTGGAGAGGGTGGTCCCGCTGGCAAAGCAATTCGCACGGCATTTGCCGGGGTCGTTGGCGGAACAGCGTCGGCAATTGGAGGGGGCAAATTTGCGAACGGAGCTTTTACCGCTGCATTCCAACATCTTTTCAACGAGGAAACTGCCGATCAAAGCGATAGCTCTGACCCTTGGGGGCTGAAAGCAGCTGGCAAAGCCCAACTAGGACACCTAGATGCGGCGTGCGCCTTTATCAGCGATGGCGTCATCAATTTCGGAGCGTCAACTATGAAGGGCGGCATGTGGTTGGGTGACCAAGCTCGTTATATCGCAGGGGGGCAGTTTTCGATGCTTGGTACTTCTGCCGTCGACATGGATATGTCGCCTCCGAATCCATATGGTAAGGCGGGACACTATAATTACAAATCGCCAGCCTCGGATCTAAGGGATTCTGCTATTTTGGCATGGTCGCTATGCGAGGGGAATGCTTCGGTATTGTGCAAAGCACCAGCCGCGACCCCAAAGATAGTAATTGTCACCTCTTGGGCGAGCAAGGGAGTAGTGCCGGATCTTGCAGCTGGGAGGTGGGTAATGGTGGGTGGACCAACCAGATGGAATTTCATAAAAACTGGCTTGTGGGGGCCAAAGGTAACAGTCGCACCATTGACCTATGAGCGAGCTGCGGTACCTTTAGCCAATTCCATTACCGAAGCTGTCCCAGCATCACGTTTGGCTTGGCCGCCAGGTTGGGAAAAATTTAAGGGAGCGCTTGGCCAGCGTGTATTAAAATAA